A single window of Eucalyptus grandis isolate ANBG69807.140 chromosome 1, ASM1654582v1, whole genome shotgun sequence DNA harbors:
- the LOC104430412 gene encoding early nodulin-like protein 1, giving the protein MAPSKASVLSVLVSMVIFLSTNVEAREFMVGGKENSWEVPSSPSQLNQWAQSNRFKVGDVLIFKYDKNADSVLEATKEGYESCNTLKPLKEYKDGETKLNLERSGPYYFISGTWGHCQNGQKLEVVVMSEKHQSRGITSAPTEAPAPVPHASNSVAGLHDGFWIVVVGLGSLIVGLLMA; this is encoded by the exons ATGGCTCCTTCGAAAGCGTCTGTGTTGTCAGTTTTGGTCTCCATGGTGATTTTTCTAAGTACCAATGTAGAAGCAAGGGAATTCATGGTTGGAGGCAAAGAGAATTCGTGGGAAGTTCCTTCGTCTCCTTCGCAGCTCAATCAGTGGGCTCAGAGTAACCGGTTCAAAGTTGGAGATGTTCTGA TTTTCAAATATGATAAGAATGCCGATTCAGTGTTGGAAGCAACGAAGGAGGGTTACGAGAGCTGCAATACCTTGAAGCCGCTCAAAGAGTACAAAGATGGCGAGACAAAGTTGAATTTGGAGCGCTCTGGACCTTACTACTTCATTAGTGGAACCTGGGGACACTGTCAGAATGGACAGAAGCTCGAGGTTGTGGTCATGTCCGAAAAGCACCAGTCCAGGGGCATCACCTCTGCGCCGACGGAAGCGCCTGCTCCAGTGCCCCATGCCAGCAACAGCGTTGCCGGTTTACATGATGGCTTTTGGATTGTCGTGGTTGGGCTGGGAAGTTTGATAGTGGGGTTGCTTATGGCTTGA